In Deferribacter desulfuricans SSM1, the following are encoded in one genomic region:
- a CDS encoding PPC domain-containing DNA-binding protein, with protein MIKYNIKNVYRTRLKKDDDLYFAIMREINKLEINSGIVIGIGAVQKANIAYFNQNKKVYENFHFNEPMEIVSLKGNISIKDDKPFGHFHISLGRSDFTVVGGHLLPDTIIYACEIDIIEFEGKTLMRGFDPDTNLYLWDIN; from the coding sequence ATGATAAAATATAATATTAAAAACGTTTATAGAACCAGATTAAAAAAAGATGATGATCTTTACTTTGCCATTATGAGAGAGATTAATAAACTTGAAATAAACTCAGGAATAGTTATTGGTATTGGAGCTGTACAAAAGGCAAACATTGCATATTTCAATCAAAACAAAAAAGTTTATGAAAATTTCCATTTTAATGAGCCGATGGAAATTGTTTCATTGAAAGGTAATATTTCAATTAAAGATGATAAACCTTTTGGACATTTTCATATATCTTTAGGTCGTAGTGATTTTACTGTTGTAGGTGGACATCTCTTACCGGACACAATAATTTATGCATGTGAAATTGATATTATTGAATTTGAAGGTAAAACACTAATGAGAGGATTTGACCCAGATACAAATCTGTATTTATGGGATATTAATTGA
- a CDS encoding rubredoxin-like domain-containing protein, protein MKKWKCKVCGYIVEAEEPPMTCPVCHAPASEFVEI, encoded by the coding sequence ATGAAAAAATGGAAATGTAAAGTTTGTGGTTATATAGTAGAAGCAGAAGAGCCACCTATGACATGCCCTGTATGTCATGCTCCAGCTTCTGAATTTGTAGAAATTTAG
- a CDS encoding NifU family protein, with amino-acid sequence MTLKERVQEVLNQVRPGLQADGGDVELLDVTEDGVVKVQLTGACGSCPFSTMTLKHGIEMRLKEMIPEVKEVVAL; translated from the coding sequence ATGACATTAAAGGAAAGAGTTCAAGAAGTTTTAAATCAAGTTAGACCTGGTTTACAGGCTGATGGTGGTGATGTGGAGTTATTGGATGTTACAGAAGATGGTGTTGTAAAGGTACAATTGACTGGTGCTTGTGGATCATGCCCTTTTAGCACTATGACATTGAAACATGGTATTGAAATGAGATTAAAAGAGATGATACCTGAAGTTAAAGAGGTAGTGGCTCTTTAA
- the nifU gene encoding Fe-S cluster assembly scaffold protein NifU — protein MAKGPYSEKVMDHFMNPRNMGEIEDANAVGEVGNPACGDVMKLYMKINDEGIVEDVKFKTFGCGAAIASSSMATELIKGKRVEDVLRLTNEAIVEALDGLPPAKIHCSVMAEEAIEAALKDYYQRIGKDPKIVDEMKEKIKTEIAS, from the coding sequence ATGGCTAAAGGACCATATAGTGAAAAAGTAATGGATCATTTTATGAACCCAAGAAATATGGGTGAAATTGAAGATGCCAACGCAGTAGGTGAAGTTGGAAACCCTGCTTGTGGTGATGTAATGAAGCTTTATATGAAAATCAATGATGAGGGTATCGTAGAGGATGTGAAATTTAAAACCTTTGGTTGTGGTGCTGCTATTGCTTCAAGCTCAATGGCTACAGAACTTATTAAAGGTAAAAGGGTTGAAGATGTTTTAAGATTAACAAATGAGGCTATAGTTGAAGCTCTTGATGGTTTACCACCAGCGAAAATTCATTGTTCTGTTATGGCTGAAGAGGCAATTGAAGCCGCGTTAAAAGATTATTATCAGAGGATAGGTAAAGATCCAAAAATAGTAGATGAAATGAAAGAAAAAATAAAAACTGAAATAGCTAGTTAA
- a CDS encoding cysteine desulfurase family protein — MIYMDNVAGTKPDKRVVEKMLPFIEEKYGNPSAHFYPLGRESFEAIEEAREHVASLINAKSDNIVFTSCGTESNNLAIKGVAFNSEYEGKKHIIISEIEHYSVQNTALKLTNLGFEVTKLKVDETGLVSLEDLRNAIREDTLLVSIMHANPEIGTIQDIEKIGEICKEKGVLFHVDAVASCGHVEVDVEKFKCDLLSIASQNFYGPKGVAALFIRDGVKLTPLFDGGFQERGYRSGSENVPAIVGMGEAARIAKEEMHIYAPKMIQLRKKLWDGLAKMFDFLHFTGHPEQRLPGHVSFWIEYIEGESLLLSYSLKGVAAASGSACSSNILAEDEDELEASHVLTAVGVPNDICAGSLTFSMSKYNEEKDVDYVLEITPAIVNRLCEMSPYYNKK, encoded by the coding sequence ATGATTTATATGGATAATGTAGCAGGGACAAAACCTGATAAAAGAGTTGTAGAAAAGATGTTGCCTTTTATTGAAGAGAAATATGGCAATCCAAGTGCGCATTTTTACCCTTTGGGTAGAGAGTCTTTTGAAGCTATTGAAGAGGCGAGGGAGCATGTTGCATCTCTGATAAATGCGAAAAGTGACAATATTGTGTTTACATCATGTGGTACAGAGAGTAATAACCTTGCTATCAAAGGGGTTGCTTTTAACTCAGAATACGAAGGTAAAAAACATATTATAATTAGTGAAATTGAGCATTATTCAGTTCAAAATACTGCATTAAAGCTTACAAATTTAGGTTTTGAAGTTACAAAACTAAAAGTTGATGAGACAGGTTTGGTTTCATTGGAAGATTTAAGAAATGCAATACGTGAAGACACTTTGCTTGTTTCAATCATGCATGCAAATCCTGAAATAGGTACTATTCAAGATATAGAAAAGATTGGTGAGATTTGCAAAGAGAAGGGTGTGTTATTTCATGTTGATGCTGTTGCAAGTTGTGGTCATGTTGAAGTTGATGTGGAAAAATTTAAATGCGATCTTTTAAGTATAGCATCACAAAACTTTTATGGTCCAAAAGGTGTTGCTGCCCTGTTTATAAGAGATGGTGTGAAATTAACACCATTATTTGATGGTGGATTTCAGGAAAGAGGATATAGGAGTGGTAGTGAAAATGTCCCAGCAATAGTTGGGATGGGTGAAGCGGCAAGAATTGCTAAAGAAGAGATGCATATTTATGCACCAAAAATGATTCAGTTGAGGAAAAAACTTTGGGATGGGCTTGCTAAAATGTTTGATTTCTTGCATTTTACTGGTCATCCAGAGCAGAGATTACCTGGGCATGTGAGTTTTTGGATAGAATATATAGAAGGTGAATCACTTTTGCTATCATATTCATTAAAAGGTGTAGCAGCTGCTAGTGGTTCAGCTTGTTCTTCCAATATATTGGCAGAAGATGAGGATGAGCTTGAAGCTTCTCATGTTTTAACTGCTGTTGGGGTTCCAAACGATATTTGCGCTGGCTCACTTACATTTTCCATGTCAAAATATAACGAGGAAAAAGACGTGGATTATGTATTGGAGATAACTCCAGCGATAGTAAATAGATTGTGTGAAATGTCACCATATTATAACAAAAAGTAA
- a CDS encoding helix-turn-helix domain-containing protein, translating to MSEFSKVLRDKRESLNLSLSDVSKAIKVTTHYLELIEKGEFNKLPSYVHAYGFSKSYAEYLGFNFDELKPLFDEACKKEDFQKKYVKIESDEIIQKEVNLKNIHKFFVFFIIVVILIIALVYYFLNVNKKQVIKNLTVENKTANVVPLENETINSDNKSKDIKAIVEEKIDKIDPKKIVEQINKKEVVDNETFHEAVLEFNDICWVNIKIDNKTVLDFIANPGTKKSIKFKKYFLIDIGNAAALTIKYDNLTFSRFGGFRQPVKNLYFTVNEDNYLMYEKVK from the coding sequence ATGAGTGAGTTTTCCAAAGTTTTAAGAGATAAACGAGAAAGCTTAAATTTAAGCTTAAGTGATGTCTCTAAAGCAATCAAAGTTACAACTCATTACTTGGAATTAATCGAAAAAGGGGAATTTAATAAATTACCCTCTTATGTACATGCCTATGGGTTTAGTAAAAGTTATGCAGAATATTTGGGTTTTAATTTTGATGAATTAAAACCATTATTTGATGAAGCTTGCAAGAAAGAGGATTTTCAAAAAAAATATGTTAAGATAGAAAGTGATGAAATTATCCAAAAAGAGGTAAATCTTAAAAATATACATAAGTTTTTTGTATTTTTTATTATTGTAGTAATCTTGATAATAGCTCTGGTATATTACTTTTTAAATGTAAACAAAAAGCAAGTGATAAAGAATCTTACTGTTGAAAATAAAACAGCAAATGTTGTCCCATTAGAAAATGAGACTATTAATAGTGACAATAAGTCTAAAGACATAAAAGCTATTGTGGAGGAAAAGATAGATAAGATTGATCCTAAGAAGATTGTGGAGCAGATAAATAAAAAAGAAGTAGTAGATAATGAAACATTTCATGAAGCCGTTTTAGAATTTAATGATATCTGTTGGGTAAATATAAAAATAGATAATAAGACTGTTTTAGATTTTATAGCAAATCCTGGAACTAAGAAAAGTATTAAATTTAAAAAATATTTTTTAATCGATATAGGAAATGCAGCAGCGCTAACTATTAAATATGATAATCTAACTTTTTCTAGATTTGGTGGTTTTAGGCAGCCAGTAAAAAACTTATACTTTACTGTTAATGAAGATAATTATTTGATGTATGAAAAAGTTAAATAG
- a CDS encoding tetratricopeptide repeat protein, with the protein MKKIVSLIIFVSLILGCAQRVDKSKIAESHYKLGLAYLSSENDFRALGEFEEALKYNPKDDRIYYAISAFYLKKNMIGKAEQYIIKALSISPNNSEYLNTYASILAAKGDLENAILNWKKILNDPTYPNIPLVYYNIGLAYYNMNDYEEAKKYFKSSIRANRFFVNSYLMLYEIYNKEMNMAEAEKILKKAVDNNPASRVLMLKLGEHYYNEKKYNDAASVFEDIIIKFPKSEEAKKAATYLKSLGIYK; encoded by the coding sequence ATGAAAAAAATTGTTAGTTTAATAATATTTGTTTCTTTGATATTAGGTTGTGCACAAAGAGTTGATAAATCTAAGATTGCTGAGTCTCATTATAAACTTGGGTTGGCATATTTATCCAGTGAAAATGATTTTAGAGCATTGGGCGAGTTTGAAGAGGCGTTAAAATATAATCCAAAAGATGATAGAATATATTATGCAATTTCAGCATTTTATTTAAAGAAAAATATGATAGGAAAAGCAGAGCAATATATAATAAAAGCTCTTTCCATCTCACCCAATAATTCTGAGTATTTAAATACTTATGCTTCAATACTTGCTGCGAAAGGTGATTTAGAAAATGCAATATTAAATTGGAAGAAGATATTAAATGACCCTACATATCCTAATATCCCGCTTGTTTATTATAATATCGGCCTGGCCTATTATAATATGAATGATTATGAAGAGGCGAAAAAGTATTTTAAAAGTTCTATTAGAGCAAATAGATTTTTTGTAAATTCTTATCTTATGCTTTATGAAATATATAATAAAGAGATGAATATGGCAGAAGCTGAAAAAATATTGAAAAAAGCTGTAGATAATAACCCTGCAAGTAGAGTATTAATGTTAAAACTTGGAGAACATTACTATAATGAGAAAAAATATAACGATGCTGCATCAGTTTTTGAAGATATAATTATTAAATTTCCAAAAAGTGAAGAAGCAAAAAAAGCTGCAACTTACTTGAAGTCTTTAGGTATTTATAAATGA
- a CDS encoding type III pantothenate kinase yields the protein MILAIDIGNTNIVLGVFKDETLIANFRLATDHFKTTDEYASIIMLLMEKNNIDIKGVRGVIISSVVPSLIYTFSKLCRKYINSEPIVVGPGVKTGVKIHIDNPREVGADRIVNAAAAINKYGAPVIVVDFGTATTFDVVDKNSCYVGGLICPGIKLSIKALHTGTAKLPEVEIEKPDRVVGTNTIRSIQSGIYYGYLSMVDGIIEKIIDELGCDIKNLSVITTGGLGSIFVRESKYLKVYEPNLTLEGLRIIYEKNC from the coding sequence ATGATTTTGGCAATTGATATAGGAAATACAAATATAGTTTTAGGTGTTTTTAAAGATGAAACACTTATTGCAAATTTTAGATTAGCAACGGACCATTTCAAAACTACAGATGAATATGCATCCATTATTATGCTTTTAATGGAGAAAAATAATATTGATATAAAAGGTGTTAGGGGAGTGATTATTTCCAGTGTTGTTCCCTCATTAATATATACATTTAGCAAGCTTTGTAGAAAATATATTAATTCAGAACCTATAGTAGTTGGACCAGGAGTTAAAACAGGGGTAAAGATTCATATTGATAACCCTAGGGAGGTTGGGGCAGACAGGATTGTAAATGCTGCTGCGGCAATTAATAAATATGGAGCGCCGGTTATAGTTGTTGATTTTGGGACAGCTACTACTTTTGATGTGGTTGATAAAAACTCTTGCTATGTGGGTGGATTAATTTGCCCAGGGATAAAATTATCGATAAAAGCATTACACACTGGAACCGCTAAACTCCCTGAAGTGGAGATAGAGAAACCTGATAGAGTTGTTGGGACAAATACTATTAGATCTATTCAGTCTGGTATATATTACGGTTATTTATCTATGGTTGATGGTATAATAGAGAAAATTATTGATGAACTTGGTTGTGATATAAAAAATTTATCAGTAATAACTACCGGTGGGTTAGGTAGTATTTTTGTTAGAGAATCTAAATATTTAAAGGTATATGAACCAAATTTAACATTAGAAGGGTTGAGGATTATTTATGAAAAAAATTGTTAG
- a CDS encoding biotin--[acetyl-CoA-carboxylase] ligase, translated as MGKNNTDFSYQEVVVDDIIFRLYIYEILTSTNQFALDSSLDIYSIIIANKQLKGKGRQGRTWISDNEGNLYFTIVLDNNENIRTLFRLNIITAYALCDTMKDVYSVNVKVKWPNDILYNGKKISGILLEAKMEGNKLNRIVLGVGINLNADKIADEIKNRATTLFLETGKKIDKLEFLKRFLRHFIKWKNWDGDINKLWDKYSAYYNKEISFHYNNSIEKFIEKGITDDGALIIEDKKGVLKKVYYGEIGYDFGN; from the coding sequence ATGGGAAAAAATAATACTGATTTTTCTTATCAAGAAGTTGTTGTTGATGATATAATATTTAGGCTTTACATCTATGAAATTCTAACTTCTACAAACCAGTTTGCTTTAGATAGTAGTTTAGATATTTATTCTATTATTATTGCTAATAAACAATTAAAAGGAAAGGGTAGACAAGGTAGAACTTGGATATCAGATAATGAAGGAAATTTGTATTTTACTATTGTGTTAGATAATAATGAAAATATAAGAACTTTATTTCGCTTAAATATAATTACAGCTTATGCTTTGTGTGATACAATGAAAGATGTTTATTCTGTTAATGTAAAGGTTAAGTGGCCAAATGATATTTTGTATAATGGGAAGAAGATTTCGGGTATACTTTTAGAGGCTAAAATGGAGGGGAATAAATTGAATAGAATTGTTTTAGGGGTTGGTATAAATTTAAATGCTGATAAGATAGCAGATGAGATAAAAAATAGAGCTACGACATTGTTTCTTGAGACAGGGAAAAAGATAGATAAATTAGAATTTTTAAAAAGATTTTTGAGACACTTTATAAAGTGGAAAAACTGGGATGGCGATATAAACAAGTTATGGGATAAATATTCAGCATACTACAATAAAGAAATCTCATTTCATTACAATAATAGTATTGAAAAGTTTATTGAAAAAGGTATAACAGATGATGGTGCACTAATTATAGAAGACAAAAAGGGTGTGCTTAAAAAAGTTTATTATGGGGAAATAGGTTATGATTTTGGCAATTGA
- a CDS encoding response regulator → MKTVLVVDDDSSVRLLLRDELNDIGLNVITAVDGEEALISFDENQIDLVILDLNMPKLKGDKVLEVISNKSDIPVIVYSANIDNYDGIEDLHSNLYLIEKSSDIEKLIDTVNLAINGKK, encoded by the coding sequence ATGAAAACTGTATTAGTAGTTGATGATGATTCATCAGTTAGACTTTTACTTAGAGATGAGTTAAATGATATTGGACTCAATGTTATAACTGCAGTGGATGGGGAAGAAGCGCTGATATCTTTTGATGAGAACCAGATTGACCTTGTTATTTTGGATTTAAATATGCCTAAACTTAAAGGTGACAAAGTGTTAGAGGTTATTTCAAATAAAAGTGATATTCCTGTCATAGTTTATTCAGCAAATATAGATAATTATGATGGTATAGAAGATTTACATAGTAACTTGTATTTAATTGAAAAAAGCTCTGATATTGAGAAATTAATAGATACAGTTAATTTAGCTATAAATGGGAAAAAATAA
- a CDS encoding HD family phosphohydrolase: MDIKKLLEITSLLVSKKNFNELIDEMLNLIREVVNADAGSVYLYDEDKDELIFKYTQNDTINVAFNEFAIPVDENSIAGYCALKKEIFKIDDVYMLDEKYPFRFNKDFDKISGYRTKSMLLVPIFDAKNNLISVLQLINKKQTPFGKKVGDFESDVIAFNESDLEIIHSLSGIIGVALENSLLYESIENMFEGFIRASIQAVESRDPITKGHTERVYRITWKIAEEMDKDDTLFPDFKMSDVDWKLLKYATLLHDFGKIGVREAVLMKPKKLYNDQFEKLLYKAKLYACLNNLTQSEYSDLIEDISKSNEPSLLEDDLSEKIEKYYRLKFKDCYGEEYQLIDDVEFKQLSVKKGTLTDEERREIESHVLHTYEYLTKIPWTKELKDVPKIACLHHEKLDGTGYPFGLKSDEIHIFGKIMAIADIYDALTAKDRPYKKAVPIDIALKIIKEEADKGKLDKKITNFFIDKKIYNMV, from the coding sequence TTGGATATTAAAAAACTTTTAGAGATTACTTCTTTACTTGTAAGCAAAAAGAATTTTAATGAATTAATTGATGAAATGCTTAATTTGATTAGAGAAGTGGTTAATGCTGATGCAGGTAGTGTGTATTTATATGATGAAGATAAAGATGAGTTGATTTTTAAATATACTCAAAATGATACCATAAATGTGGCTTTTAATGAGTTCGCGATCCCTGTGGATGAAAATAGTATTGCGGGATACTGTGCTTTGAAAAAAGAGATTTTTAAAATTGATGATGTTTACATGCTTGATGAAAAATACCCTTTTAGATTTAATAAAGATTTTGATAAAATTTCTGGTTATAGAACTAAAAGTATGTTGTTAGTACCAATTTTTGATGCAAAAAATAATTTGATCTCTGTTTTGCAGCTTATAAACAAGAAGCAAACCCCTTTTGGTAAAAAAGTAGGTGATTTTGAAAGTGATGTTATTGCGTTTAATGAAAGTGATTTGGAAATTATACATTCATTAAGTGGTATTATTGGAGTAGCTTTAGAAAATAGTCTTTTGTACGAAAGTATTGAAAACATGTTTGAAGGTTTTATAAGAGCCAGTATACAGGCTGTTGAATCAAGGGACCCTATTACAAAGGGTCATACTGAGAGGGTATACCGAATTACTTGGAAAATTGCTGAGGAAATGGATAAGGATGACACACTCTTTCCCGATTTTAAAATGAGCGATGTTGACTGGAAATTATTAAAATATGCCACACTTTTACACGATTTCGGAAAAATTGGGGTGAGAGAAGCTGTTTTAATGAAACCTAAAAAGTTGTATAATGATCAATTTGAAAAATTATTATACAAAGCTAAACTATATGCATGTTTAAACAATCTAACACAATCAGAGTACAGCGATTTAATCGAAGATATTAGTAAATCTAATGAGCCTTCACTATTGGAAGATGATTTATCTGAAAAGATAGAAAAATATTATAGATTAAAGTTTAAAGATTGTTATGGAGAAGAATATCAATTAATTGATGATGTAGAATTTAAACAACTTTCTGTGAAAAAGGGTACCCTGACTGATGAAGAGCGCAGAGAGATTGAGTCTCATGTATTACATACTTATGAATATTTAACTAAAATTCCATGGACAAAAGAGTTGAAAGATGTACCTAAAATTGCTTGTTTACATCACGAAAAGTTGGACGGCACTGGTTACCCTTTTGGTCTTAAATCTGATGAAATACATATATTTGGAAAAATAATGGCAATTGCTGATATTTATGATGCATTGACTGCTAAAGATAGACCGTATAAAAAAGCAGTTCCTATTGACATTGCCTTGAAAATTATTAAAGAAGAAGCGGATAAAGGTAAGCTTGATAAAAAAATTACCAATTTTTTTATAGATAAAAAAATATACAATATGGTATAA
- a CDS encoding Fur family transcriptional regulator, whose protein sequence is MKKQKEYILEVLKKNDLKATPQRVKILEILIDSGHTTIDEIYDEIKKELPSISLATVYSNINLLLKNNIIKTVKLSGSKILYEFNETDHIHLVCEICNSIKDIEIDENDIINFFEKAIGIKPKKFETTLYYICEKCQ, encoded by the coding sequence ATGAAAAAACAGAAAGAATATATTTTAGAAGTTTTGAAAAAGAATGATTTAAAGGCCACTCCGCAAAGGGTAAAGATTTTAGAGATATTGATTGATAGTGGGCATACAACAATTGATGAAATTTATGATGAAATAAAAAAAGAACTACCAAGTATTTCATTGGCCACTGTTTATAGCAATATAAATCTTTTATTGAAAAATAATATAATAAAAACTGTTAAACTTTCTGGAAGTAAAATATTGTATGAGTTTAATGAAACTGACCATATACATTTGGTATGTGAAATATGTAACTCAATAAAAGATATCGAAATCGATGAAAATGATATAATAAATTTTTTTGAAAAAGCTATTGGGATAAAACCAAAAAAATTTGAAACAACACTGTATTACATATGTGAAAAGTGCCAATAA
- the rbr gene encoding rubrerythrin: protein MTKKSLEGTKTLENLMKSFAGESQARNRYTFYASVARKEGYRQIEALFIETADNEREHGKRFYKHVIENLNLSEPLMVDIKASYPAQLGNTYQNLLAAAAGEHEEFVVLYPEFAEIAEEEGFPEIAHQFRTIAEVEKWHEKRFLKLAENVEKNKVFKRDTKVYWKCRNCGYIFEGFEAPATCPACTHPQEHFELFVENY from the coding sequence ATGACTAAAAAAAGTTTAGAAGGAACAAAAACACTAGAAAACTTAATGAAATCTTTTGCAGGGGAATCTCAAGCACGAAACAGATATACCTTTTATGCATCAGTTGCTAGAAAAGAAGGGTATCGCCAAATAGAAGCACTTTTCATCGAAACTGCTGACAATGAAAGAGAACATGGTAAGAGGTTTTATAAACATGTTATTGAAAACCTTAATCTTAGCGAACCACTGATGGTTGACATTAAAGCATCATACCCTGCTCAACTAGGCAACACATATCAGAATTTATTAGCAGCTGCTGCAGGAGAGCATGAAGAATTTGTGGTACTTTACCCAGAATTTGCTGAAATCGCTGAAGAAGAAGGTTTCCCTGAAATAGCTCATCAGTTTAGAACGATAGCTGAAGTGGAAAAATGGCATGAAAAAAGATTTTTAAAACTAGCTGAAAATGTTGAAAAAAATAAAGTTTTTAAAAGAGATACCAAGGTATATTGGAAATGTAGAAACTGTGGTTACATTTTTGAGGGTTTTGAAGCACCTGCAACTTGCCCAGCATGTACACATCCACAAGAGCACTTTGAACTTTTTGTTGAAAACTATTAA
- a CDS encoding class I SAM-dependent rRNA methyltransferase, with protein sequence MKNLYLKKSCDKRAQNGYLWIFSNEIEDIGNYSPGEVVRIFNSSKEFIGIGYINPHSLISVRILSRKDINIDESFIENRIKSALALREKLYHKPFYRLLYSEGDFLPGIIIDRYNDIFSIQLNTYWAEKNKDLIINTLYNLFGNNINIVLKNDNKMRLLETLPLKVESLNKDFNGDIILEENDIKMYVNILKGQKTGYYFDQRENKKKISFVSKDSYVVDAFSYIGGWGLNALKHGAKKVDFVDCSSYVLECAKQNVSLNKFSAQTDFIKMDVIDFLKNLSQEKEKPDVLVIDPPAYVKSKKKINEAIKGYINLNKWAFKSIKKGGFIFTCSCSQHIDFEKFIWIINAAARSAGKKFKILSPLSQGFDHPINPKMSETNYLKGLFIQVL encoded by the coding sequence ATGAAAAACCTTTATTTAAAAAAATCTTGCGATAAACGAGCTCAAAACGGTTATTTATGGATATTTTCAAATGAAATAGAAGATATAGGCAATTATTCTCCAGGAGAAGTTGTACGTATCTTTAATAGCTCAAAAGAATTTATCGGTATAGGATACATAAATCCACATTCTTTAATTTCAGTTAGAATCTTGAGTAGAAAAGATATTAATATTGATGAAAGTTTCATAGAAAATAGGATAAAATCTGCGTTGGCTCTCAGAGAAAAATTGTACCACAAGCCGTTTTATCGTCTACTGTATAGTGAAGGTGATTTTTTACCAGGAATTATAATTGACAGGTACAATGATATATTTTCCATACAACTAAATACATATTGGGCTGAAAAAAATAAGGATTTAATAATAAATACCTTGTACAATTTATTTGGTAATAACATAAATATCGTATTGAAAAATGATAATAAAATGAGACTACTTGAAACACTCCCTTTAAAAGTTGAATCTTTAAACAAAGATTTCAACGGAGATATTATTTTAGAAGAAAATGACATAAAAATGTATGTTAATATACTCAAAGGTCAAAAAACTGGTTATTACTTTGATCAAAGAGAAAATAAAAAGAAAATATCTTTCGTCTCAAAAGATAGTTATGTTGTTGATGCTTTTTCGTATATAGGTGGATGGGGGCTTAACGCCTTAAAACATGGAGCTAAAAAAGTTGATTTTGTCGATTGCTCCTCATATGTTCTGGAATGTGCAAAACAAAATGTATCCCTAAACAAATTTTCTGCACAAACAGACTTCATAAAAATGGATGTAATAGATTTTTTAAAAAATTTATCACAAGAAAAAGAGAAACCTGATGTCTTAGTTATAGATCCACCAGCTTATGTTAAATCTAAGAAAAAAATCAATGAAGCTATCAAAGGTTATATCAACTTAAACAAATGGGCCTTTAAATCTATTAAAAAGGGCGGTTTTATCTTTACATGTAGCTGTTCTCAGCATATAGATTTTGAAAAATTTATATGGATTATAAATGCTGCAGCAAGATCTGCTGGTAAAAAATTTAAAATTCTATCACCATTATCTCAAGGGTTTGACCATCCCATAAATCCAAAAATGTCAGAAACAAATTATCTGAAAGGGCTTTTTATTCAGGTATTATGA